In the genome of Ananas comosus cultivar F153 linkage group 11, ASM154086v1, whole genome shotgun sequence, one region contains:
- the LOC109717527 gene encoding monothiol glutaredoxin-S9-like: MTAAMAAAAASIDGVRRVVAESPVVVVGRRGCCLGHVVKRLLQGLGVNPTVCELADGAAAAGASCGGTAVDDAAILVGGLERLMAVHISGELVPILKEAGALWL; the protein is encoded by the coding sequence ATgacggcggcgatggcggcggcggcggcgtcaaTTGACGGCGTTCGGAGGGTGGTGGCGGAGAGcccggtggtggtggtgggccGGCGGGGCTGCTGCCTGGGCCACGTGGTGAAGCGCCTGCTGCAGGGCCTGGGCGTCAATCCGACAGTCTGCGAGCTCGCCGACGGAGCCGCGGCCGCTGGCGCAAGCTGCGGCGGTACCGCCGTCGACGACGCCGCAATTCTCGTCGGCGGGCTCGAGCGGCTCATGGCCGTGCACATCTCCGGTGAGCTCGTCCCGATCTTGAAGGAGGCAGGGGCTCTGTGGCTCTGA